Proteins from a genomic interval of Yarrowia lipolytica chromosome 1E, complete sequence:
- a CDS encoding uncharacterized protein (Compare to YALI0E33319g, weakly similar to uniprot|Q7S6Y5 Neurospora crassa NCU05578.1 predicted protein) encodes MHPPHVEKTERLVAYSIRFLMSPKEYKNLVANLEAKKNTEMLHYNMVAPSAVEKSAEERGDFTQATARAGTRTFLRTHALVVAIVAISRLINRQKPDSIIKDIIFNKTGLRIASSTASILVAFRICDRLLTSTREYILQPQSRKFRKKHRLFTRWIVSERTPTFFAALAGGLFLVIYPRDFGRSYIALYTASKACEFFYNFLDDRGFTAKIPRWLGSWVLFPFAYGQLFSAFFFHPETVSPTFSKYFLKLSEPYLPHRPAGYSGKVPWPTPRQFVDGVALIAKQRYPKFNSPIVYPDSYALPANLTAIEPVVSGAHPVLHTLSGALLHPNEASELPHYLKYISEQFVEVGKKVLGLHLIMGLLRRKGKSLSSILSSSVSGSIRTTAFLVLLVSNSWAGIGLMQKFLGNKTAPVDRFRFIGILSGLWAMIDQSAGRGRWMYTARMGVMSYWNELVKRKVVKPIPHGDVYLFAVSLAVILSLLQKSPESISGPGLRKTLNWFRSNEYADPVKLEDLKEKSA; translated from the coding sequence ATGCACCCACCCCACGTTGAGAAGACGGAGCGTCTGGTGGCGTACTCCATCCGGTTCCTCATGTCGCCCaaggagtacaagaacctgGTGGCCAatctggaggccaagaaaaACACGGAGATGCTCCATTACAACATGGTCGCACCCTCGGCCGTGGAAAAGAGCGCCGAAGAGCGTGGAGATTTTACCCAGGCCACTGCTCGAGCTGGTACTCGAACGTTTCTGCGTACCCACGCACTTGTAGTGGCCATTGTCGCCATTTCTCGGCTCATCAACAGACAGAAGCCCGATAGCATTATCAAGGacatcatcttcaacaaAACTGGCCTGCGAATtgcctcttccacagccTCAATTCTTGTGGCCTTCCGAATCTGCGACCGGCTACTCACATCTACGCGTGAATACATTCTGCAACCCCAGAGCCGCAAGTTCCGAAAGAAGCACCGACTCTTCACACGATGGATCGTCAGTGAGCGAACCCCCACTTTCTTCGCTGCCCTGGCAGGTGGCCTCTTCCTTGTCATCTACCCCAGAGACTTTGGCCGGTCCTACATTGCTCTCTACACGGCTTCCAAGGCATGTGAGTTCTTTTACAACTTCCTGGACGACCGGGGTTTCACAGCCAAGATTCCTAGATGGCTCGGATCCTGGGTCCTCTTCCCCTTCGCCTACGGACAACTCTTCtctgccttcttctttcacCCTGAGACCGTGTCCCCCACCTTCTCCAAATACTTCCTCAAGCTGTCGGAACCCTACCTCCCCCATCGACCTGCAGGATACTCTGGAAAGGTGCCGTGGCCCACTCCTCGACAGTTTGTTGACGGTGTTGCGCTTATCGCCAAGCAGCGGTACCCCAAGTTCAACTCTCCCATTGTGTACCCTGACTCGTACGCTCTCCCTGCTAACCTCACTGCCATTGAGCCTGTTGTATCTGGTGCTCACCCTGTTCTCCACACTCTGTCGGGAGCTCTGCTGCACCCCAATGAGGCCTCTGAGTTGCCCCACTACCTGAAATACATCTCGGAGCAGTTTGTGGAGGTCGGAAAGAAGGTCCTTGGTCTGCATCTTATCATGGGTCTTCTGCGACGAAAGGGCAAGTCTCTGTCTAGCAtcctctcctcctccgtgTCTGGTTCTATCCGAACTACCGCATTCCTGGTTCTTTTGGTCTCCAACTCGTGGGCTGGTATCGGACTGATGCAGAAGTTCCTCGGCAACAAGACTGCTCCTGTTGATCGATTCCGATTCATCGGTATCCTGTCTGGTCTTTGGGCTATGATCGACCAGTCTGCCGGCCGAGGCCGATGGATGTACACTGCCAGAATGGGTGTCATGTCTTACTGGAACGAGCTTGTCAAGCGAAAGGTTGTCAAGCCCATCCCCCACGGAGATGTCTACCTGTTCGCCGTGTCTCTCGCCGTCATTCTCTCtctgctgcagaagagCCCCGAAAGCATTTCCGGACCGGGTCTGAGAAAGACCCTCAACTGGTTCCGGTCTAACGAGTACGCCGACCccgtcaagctggaggatctcaaggagaagtctGCTTAG
- a CDS encoding uncharacterized protein (Compare to YALI0E33341g, weakly similar to uniprot|Q09834 Schizosaccharomyces pombe Putative mitochondrial carrier C4G8.08), with protein sequence MTLRLLDDSESLITRVHHRGMLGQCGSRQNTKAKKECTSPILLINTGNFKDPLPLNLATFGNFKFALPHAALSATMDLQTLTASAVASTLTEIVFHPLDTVLTLHQTNTGNKYILPWRAYWKGLVPSIALTTPGFMIYMVAYRQSKDYLTPYLGESTLANYAVSGGIAELLSCSIWTPLDVLKGRMQLAPSGYKTMDLIKDIYHNEGVRGFFRGYWMGLAVFLPQTIVWWVTYEESKKWFENREKPGEEIGAFAYGASSAAATITSCASLNLLSVLKTRQQLAMAKEVTALRPDDHQSIFRVARNLIKDHGLFRAWFKGLPVRLAHHLPASVFGMILMEKMAPDTQQSRDEKRQKEEGKF encoded by the coding sequence ATGACGCTAAGATTGCTGGATGACTCGGAGTCATTGATAACACGGGTACATCATAGAGGCATGTTAGGGCAATGCGGTTCGAGACAAAACACAAAAGCTAAGAAAGAATGCACATCCCCCATCCTTTTGATTAATACTGGCAATTTTAAGGACCCTCTCCCGCTCAACCTTGCAACCTTTGGCAATTTCAAATTTGCCCTCCCACATGCAGCACTATCCGCGACCATGGACTTACAAACATTGACAGCATCAGCCGTGGCGTCCACGCTCACTGAGATTGTGTTCCACCCGCTGGACACGGTGCTCACTCTGCATCAAACCAACACAGGCAACAAATACATTCTGCCATGGCGTGCATACTGGAAGGGTCTGGTACCGTCCATTGCGCTCACCACCCCGGGGTTCATGATCTATATGGTCGCCTACCGTCAGAGCAAGGACTACCTGACCCCCTATCTCGGTGAATCGACACTAGCGAACTATGCCGTCTCGGGAGGAATCGCAGAGCTGCTGTCCTGCAGTATCTGGACGCCTCTGGACGTTCTCAAGGGTAGAATGCAGCTGGCACCATCGGGATACAAGACGATGGATCTCATAAAAGACATTTATCACAACGAAGGAGTGAGGGGATTCTTCCGAGGCTACTGGATGGGTCTGGCGGTCTTCTTACCGCAGACAATTGTGTGGTGGGTGACTTACGAAGAATCCAAGAAGTGGTTTGAGAACAGAGAGAAGCCAGGAGAGGAGATTGGAGCCTTTGCTTACGGAGCTtcgtctgctgctgcaacAATCACATCGTGTGCTTCTCTCAACCTGCTGTCTGTTCTCAAAACTCGACAGCAGCTTGCTATGGCCAAGGAAGTGACTGCTCTTCGACCTGACGATCACCAGAGTATCTTCAGGGTGGCTCGAAACCTCATCAAGGACCATGGATTGTTCCGGGCCTGGTTCAAGGGTCTCCCTGTTCGACTAGCCCACCATCTCCCTGCCTCTGTATTTGGTATGATTCTtatggagaagatggctcCAGACACACAGCAGTCCCGAGATGAGAAGCgccagaaggaggaaggCAAATTCTAA
- a CDS encoding uncharacterized protein (Compare to YALI0E33363g, similar to uniprot|Q92389 Yarrowia lipolytica AXP1 Acid extracellular protease precursor), giving the protein MQFSLAAVASFACLALAAPANPGFLAVPMSRAPAPDGQKGISFAAGGGINVEMINEVMAYNVDIKVGGQKVTVQIDTGSSDLWVFSSDSIYCENDPSLCTKYGSYNPKKSQNSKDTGEHFDIQYGIGDASGNYYKDDASLGEAKVTDFQFGVSTGDKSSGDVSVFGIGPLADEATRSHYPNFPALLKEQGVIKKNVYGMAFGLPGDKQNSEITFGAYNSGRYSGSLKTVPITTQGHFGIKCDKAKIGDKTILEGEDVVLDSGTSLTYLTKSNYDAVINQVQAAGIKLTDAGQGISALPCSDIGKLSMEYTFSGKTIKVSGKDMTIPATYLDSSDTSGLCIFGITESTGQLSNLNLFGDTFLRAIYSVYDLDNNQVSIAQAASGQEDKYVEITGPLPN; this is encoded by the coding sequence ATGCAGTTCTCTCTCGCCGCTGTTGCCTCTTTCGCTTGCCTCGCTCTGGCCGCTCCTGCCAACCCTGGCTTTCTGGCCGTCCCCATGTCTCGAGCCCCTGCCCCTGATGGCCAGAAGGGTATCTCtttcgctgctggaggGGGTATCAATGTCGAAATGATCAACGAAGTCATGGCATACAACGTCGACATCAAGGTAGGTGGCCAGAAGGTGACTGTCCAGATTGATACCGGCTCTTCCGATCTCTGGGTCTTCTCCTCCGACTCCATATACTGCGAGAACGACCCTTCTCTGTGCACGAAGTACGGATCTTATAACCCCAAGAAGTCGCAGAACTCCAAGGACACCGGTGAGCACTTTGACATCCAGTATGGTATCGGAGATGCCTCCGGTAACTACTACAAAGATGACGCTTCTCTCGGAGAGGCCAAGGTTACCGACTTCCAGTTTGGTGTCAGCACTGGTGATAAGTCTTCTGGTGACGTTTCTGTCTTCGGTATCGGACCTCTCGCAGACGAGGCCACCCGAAGCCACTACCCCAACTTTCCTGCTCTTCTGAAGGAGCAGGGtgtcatcaagaagaacgtcTACGGCATGGCCTTTGGTCTCCCCGGTGACAAGCAGAACTCCGAGATCACCTTTGGTGCTTACAACTCTGGTCGATATTCCGGTTCTCTCAAGACTGTCCCCATCACCACCCAGGGCCACTTTGGCATCAAGTGTGACAAGGCTAAGATCGGCGACAAGACCATTCTGGAGGGCGAGGACGTTGTTCTCGACTCTGGAACCTCTCTCACTTACCTCACCAAGTCTAACTACGACGCTGTTATCAACCAAGTGCAGGCTGCTGGCATCAAGCTCACCGACGCGGGCCAGGGAATCTCTGCTCTTCCTTGCTCTGACATTGGCAAGCTCTCCATGGAGTACACCTTTTCTGGCAAGACCATCAAGGTCTCTGGTAAGGACATGACTATTCCTGCTACCTACCTCGACTCTTCTGATACCTCTGGTCTCTGTATCTTTGGTATCACCGAGTCTACCGGCCAGCTGTCCAACCTCAACCTGTTCGGAGACACCTTCCTCCGAGCCATCTACTCTGTCTATGACCTAGACAATAACCAGGTGTCTATTGCCCAGGCTGCCTCCGGACAGGAGGATAAGTACGTCGAGATCACCGGTCCTCTCCCCAACTAA